CGCTATCAGGGGGAGAAGTTCTCCCGGTATTTTGATGCCAACACGTATCTTCTCATCACCAGGACGCTTGACTACTTTGATCCCGCGAGAAATACAGGAGGGGATCTGACGCGGTCACTCTCTGCTGCAACAGCGGACTTTCTACTTGTGTCCTTCACGACAGACTGGCGCTTTCCCCCTTCGCGTTCGCGGGAGATCGTTCAGGCTTTGCTGAACAACGAGCGACCTGTGACCTATGCGGAGATTGATGCCCCGCACGGGCACGACGCGTTTCTGCTCACTGATCCGAGATACCACGGTGTCGTGCGGGCGTACTTCGAGCGTATCGACAAGGCGCTAAAGCTTTCCCGGACTGGAGGCCATCATGAATAACCGCCTTCGCCCCGACTTGTTGAGAATTGCCCAGTGGGTTGATCCGGGTTCGCGCGCGCTGGATCTTGGGTGTGGGGATGGCGCGCTTCTCGAACATCTGAAGCTCACACGCAATGTGACTGGCGTCGGTGTGGAGATCGATGATGATCGGGTGCTGGCCAGCACCCAGCGCGGCGTGGATGTGCTTCAGCAGAACCTTGAGGAAGGTCTTGCTCTGTTTTCTGATCAATGCTTTGACACGGTGGTGCTGTCCCAGACCCTTCAGTCGATGCACAAGACTGAGCATATTCTGCTCGAAATGGCCCGGGTTGCGCGCTACGGTATCGTTTCGTTCCCAAATTTCGGGTATTTTCCGCACGGCATTTCTCTGCTGCGCGGGCGTATGCCCGTCACTGGACAGATGCCATACGCCTGGTACAACACGCCCAACATTCATTTGTGCACAATCAAGGACTTCGAGGATCTCGCCACAAAACTGGGGCTGCAGATTCTGGAGCGAGCGACCTACGGTCCCAAATCTGAAGTGAAGTGGCTCGCCGGATGGCGCGCGACGCTAGCCCTGTACCGGTTTACTTCAAAGTCTTTCACCTAGACGAGGTCTGATGTCCATTCCGCTGAGTATCTATGTCGGCAGACGGGTCTCTCCTCTGTTGTTTTTAGGGTTTGCAAGTGGATTGCCACTGGCCCTGACCGGTGGAACGCTGCAAGCCTGGGCGACAGTCGAAAGCGTTTCTCTTCAGGAAATCGGCTTTCTGACGCTAGTAGGAACGGCTTACACGCTGAAGTTCATCTGGGCACCTCTGATCGACCGATACTCCCCTGGGTTTCTGGGGCGCAGACGGGGGTGGATGCTCATCACGCAGGTGCTGCTGGCGCTCGGACTGCTTGTGATGGGGCAGATTTCACCGGCGACCTCGCTGGGTGCGATTGCAGTGATGGCGGTGCTGGTGGCGTTTCTGTCCGCGACCCAGGATATTGCGTTCGACGCCTATCGGACAGACGTGCTGGCCACTTATGAACGCGGGGCGGGGGCGGCACTTTCGGTGCTTGGATACCGTCTGGCAATGCTGGTCTCTGGTGGCTTTGCGCTGGTCGTTGCTGATCAGTGGCTAGGCTGGTCGAGTATGTATTCCCTGATGGGCGGTCTGATGTTGCTGACTGCACTCGCAACGTTGTGGGCGCCTGAACCATCTAATCCGGGGCAGGCCCCTCGTTCGCTGGAGGAGGCTGTAACAGCGCCGCTGGGGGAGTTTTTTCGCAGACCAGAGGCTTGGGCACTGCTGCTGATGATTGTTCTTTACAAGCTCGGAGATGCCTTTGCAGGTGCGTTGTCGACAACGTTCCTGATTCGGGGAGCCGGGTTCAGTCCGACCGAGGTCGGTACGGTCAACAAGATACTTGGATTGAGTGCGACTATTCTAGGTGCGCTTTTTGGTGGAGCCTTGATGGCTCGTCTGGGCTTGTTCAGGTCGTTGCTGTTTTTCGGGGGGCTACAGGCTGTCTCAAATCTCGGCTACTGGGTCATCGCCGTGGGACCGCACAACGTATGGCTGATGGCAGCCGGTGTCGCGCTTGAGAACTTGTGTGGCGGAATGGGGACTGCTGCCTTTGTTGCTTTGTTGATGGGGCTGTGCAAGCAGGAGTTTTCTGCGACGCAATTTGCTCTTCTCTCAGCACTCTCAGCGGTCGGTCGTACTTATCTTGCAGGCCCGCTCACACCACCACTGGTTGAGAAGCTGGACTGGCCCGGATTTTTTCTCGTGACCGTGCTGATCGCGCTGCCCGGAATCTGGTTGTTGTGGATCCGGCGGGCAGATATCGAGCGAATCGATATGCAAGGTATGCAAGAGGATCGAGCTAACTGACGATTGACAACCGGCGACTGTCGAGTCTGTCGCCAAGTGGAACAGCCCTGATCCTTCAGGCCTTGCCTGCGGGAATTGTGATGAGAAGTCATCCACGATCTTCTACCCGCATTTTCAGTCATTTTTGATCAGCTGCGTTTCGCTCTGACGATCAGAACATCGCAGCGCAGCAGTGTCAGCAATTGCTCTGCAATACTGCCCATCGCAGTTTTGAGAATCCCTGTCGCGCCATGCGTGCCCAGCACCACCAGTTCGATGTGATGTTCCTGAACAAAACGGGGAATCGTCTGTCCGGGAGCGCCAAATTCGACAACCGTCGCAGGCAGTTTTTGTGGGTCAAGTCCCTCTGTCTGCTTCACAAAGTCCTCTGCCTCCTTTTGCAGATGACGGGTTCGTTCATCGATCGTCGCCTGGTCAAGATCGCGCACACCAGCCACTTCGTCAAAGCTGTGGAACACCGTCATCATCTCGAATGGAATCAGTGTGGCTGCGGTCTGCAGTGCGTGGCGTGAGCTGCCTGAGAAGTCGGTTCCGGAAAGCACGTGATGATAGGTTGCGTCCGGGCGGTTTCTCACAACCAGAAGAGGAGTCTCTGCTTCACGTGCCACGCGTTCTACGGTGCTGCCGAGCATGATTCGGCCAAGGGACTCATCTCTGGCTGTGCCTGAGACAATCATCGAGCAGTGATGACTCTGTGTGACATCCTTGATCACATCAATGGGATAGCCAATCTCGACCAGAACCTCGAGTTCGACATCAGCACCTTTGAGGTCGTCGGCCAGCCTTTGCTGAGCCACTTCCTGATGCTGTTTGTGTACCGTCGCCCAGGACGGAAGAATGAGCCGACTCAGAAACGAGGGCTCAATGACGTGAAGAGCAATCAGCTTCACGTTGTGATGTCTGGCCAGACTGACTGCCCGATCCAGAGCGCGGTCACAGCGTGGACTGAGATCGGTGATCAGAAGGATCGGACCGCTAGCGGTAGTAGATTGCGAAGCCATGGAGTCTCCGGTGCAGGCTGATGTCAAAGGGATAATCATAGTCCAGCAGCATGCTGGACAAGTACTGTGCAGATCTGTCTGGTTTCAGCTGTAATACGCCAGGTCAGATCACTGGCAATTGCCAATCGTAGTCAATGGTCAGGGGAGCGTGATCCGAGAATCTTTCGTCCTTGTAGATCTTTGGGTTGGAGGCCTTTCCTGCGATGCCTGGTGTTGCGATCTGATAGTCAATGCGCCAGCCCACGTTTTTGGCCCAGGCCTGCCCTCTGTTGCTCCACCAGGTGTACTGATCCTCGCCTGGTTCAAGCTTGCGGAACACGTCGACCAGGCCGATCTCTTCGAAGATCCGGTCAAGCCATGCGCGCTCCTCTGGCAGAAACCCGGAGTTCTTGCGGTTGCCACGCCAGTTCTTGAGGTCGATCTCCTTGTGCGCAATGTTCCAGTCACCACACACAATCAATTCCTGCCCGCTTTCGCGGTGCTCCTTCATGCGGTCTTCCAGCCATGGAAGAAAGGCATCCAGGAATCGCATCTTGACCGCCTGTCGTTCATCTCCGCTGGAGCCTGAAGGCAGATACGCGCTAGCGATGGTGAGTCCAGGCCAGCGGGCGACGATCAACCTTCCTTCGTGGTCGAACTCGGGAATACCGATGCCGGGGTGTACCTGTTCGGCTTGTGCATTCAGGTAAAGTCCGACGCCGCTGTAGCCCTTCTTCTGTGCGAAGTGAAAGTGCCCGGTGTAAGGGGCAGGGTCGGTGAGAGACTCATCCAGATCCTGTGCGTGTGCCTTGAGTTCCTGCAGGCAGACCACGTCTGCCCGGTTGATGGCAAGCCAGTCTGCCAGCCCTTTGCGAAAGGCGCTGCGCAGGCCATTAACGTTTATTGAAGTCACACGAAGCACAGAATTCCCCTTGAGTGAGATAATGACAGCTGATCCAACAATTCACGCTCCAAGTGTCAAATGCCTAACAATCCACCATCGTATGACCGGGAAACTTTTGTGCGCTTCGCGCTGCAAGAAGGTGTGCTCAAGTTCGGCCGGTTTCTGACCAAGTCTGGTCGATACAGTCCATACTTCTTCAATGCCGGATTGTTCAACACGGGAGCCAGTGTCGGACGATTGGGGCAATTTTACGCACATGCCCTGATCGAGTCTGGTTTGCCCTTTGATATGCTGTTTGGCCCAGCCTACAAAGGAATACCGCTGGCGACGGCTACTGCCATGGCGCTGGCGCAAGTTGCGCAGGCAAACGTCGGTTCCGTGCCGTTTGCCTTCAACCGCAAAGAAGCCAAAGATCACGGTGAAGGCGGCTTGCTGGTTGGTGCGCCGCTACAAGGTCGTGTCGTCATTGTCGATGACGTCATCACGGCCGGCACTTCGGTGCGCGAGTCGGTCGATATCATTCGTGCGCAGGGAGCTGAGCCGGCTGGTGTGTTGATTGCGCTCGACCGGATGGAACGCGCAGGGCCTGATGGCGACCTGACACCCGGATCCGCCGTGCAGGATGTCGAGCAAAGGTATGGCCTGCCTGTCATCGCCATCGCGGACCTCACCGACATCCTGACCTTGCTTGCAACCGATCCGACCTTTGCCGAGCACGAGCAGGCGGTGCTGACGTATCGCGACCGGTACGGTATTAAAGACAGCCGTTCGTTCTGAAAACAGACATGCCCGCAGGGAGTTCTCCGTGCGGGCATGTTTCAGGCGGGTGCCGGGGGACTGATTCCTGTGTCAGCAGTTACTGGATCGTCATCCGTCGAGGCGTTGTTTGAGTAGTTCGTTGACCTGCGCGGGGTTGGCTTTACCTTTGGCGAGCTTCATGACCTGGCCAACCAGCGAGTTGAAGGCTTTCTGCTTTCCAGCGCGATACTCCTCGACGATGGCGGCATGGTTTGCAATGACTTCATCGACCATTGCTCCGATCGCTGCGGTGTCGCTGATCTGCTTGAGTCCTTTTTTCTCGATGATGCTATCGGCGTTCGCTGAGTCGCCGTCCTGCCACATGTCGGCAAACACCTCTCTGGCAATCTTGTTCGAGATGGTTCCATCGGCAATCCGTACGAGAAGTCCTGCCAGCGTGCCGGGGGAAACCGGACAACTCGCCAGCTCCATCTCGTCCCTGTTCAGTGCAGCCGCGACCTCGCCCATGAGCCAGTTGGCGGCAAGTTTTGCCTGACCGTCGGGAAGCCCTTTGACCAGCTCTTCAAAGTATCGGGCCGTATCCAGGTCCTGGCATATCTGCTGCGCATCCGCATGGGACAGACCGTAATCTGCTGTCAGCCGGTTCAGCATCTGCTGTGGTAACTCGGGCATCTCGGTGCGAACACGGTCGACCCATTCCTGTGTGATCACCAGCGGGGGTAGATCCGGATCAGGGAAATACCGGTAGTCATGTGCATCTTCCTTGCTACGCATGCTACGAGTCTCGTCCCGGTCGGCATCGTACAAACGCGTTTCCTGGATGATTGTGCCGCCACTTTCAAGGACGTCAATCTGACGCTCCACCTCGTACAGAATGGCACGTTCGAGGAAACGGAAAGAGTTGACGTTCTTGGTTTCCGTGCGGGTGCCAAACTCCTTCTGTCCTTCTGGACGTACGGATACATTGGCATCGATCCGGAATGAGCCTTCCTGCATATTGCCATCGCAGATCCCTAGCCAGACGACCAGTCCGTGAAGGGCTTTTGCGTATGCGACGGCTTCAGCGGCTGATCGCATGTTGGGTTCGGAAACGATCTCAAGCAGAGGGGTGCCTGCACGATTCAGGTCTATGCCCGAGCAGGCCAGGCCCGCAGGGTCGGTGAAATTCTCGTGAATAGATTTGCCCGCATCTTCTTCCAGGTGCGCGCGAGTGAGTTCGAACTGTCGTGGCTCACCATCGACCACGCAATGTATCACCCCTGCGCTCACGACAGGGATCTCGTACTGGCTGATCTGGTAGTTCTTGGGCAGATCCGGGTAGAAGTAGTTCTTGCGCGCAAAGATCGATCGCGGTGCGATGTCAGCCTGAACCGCCAGTCCCAGACGAATGGCACACTCGACTGCCGACCGGTTCAGTACGGGCAATGAACCCGGTAATGCCATGTCGACTTCGTTTGCCTGGGTGTTTGGGGCTGCACCATAGCGGGTCGAACTGCGCGAAAAAATCTTGCTTTGAGTGGCTAGCTGGACGTGCGTTTCCAGGCCGATGACAACTTCCCATTTCATTGGCTGACTCCCGGGCGACGCTGATGCCAGTCTGTGTGTTGCTGAAACTGCGTTGCCACAGCAAGCAACCTGCCTTCATCAAAATAATGACCGATCAGCTGCAGACCTACCGGCAGATCCTGGCCCCGATGGCCTTTTGCAAAGCCGCAGGGAATCGACATGGCAGGCAGTCCAGCGAGGTTCACGCCGAGGGTGTAGATGTCCCCAAGCCATTCGGCGGTCGGGTCTGATGTCTGGCTGCCAATGGCCGGCGCGACGGTCGGGCTTACAGGCCCCAGAATAAGATCACACTGCTCGGTGAGGGCCTGATTGAAGTCCTGGGCAATCATCCTGCGTAGCTTCTGCGCCTGCAGGTAGTAGGCGTCGTAGTAACCGTGAGAGAGAACGTAGGTGCCGATCATGATTCGCTTGCGGACTTCGTCGCCAAACCCTTCGGTCCTGGACCTTGCCTGCATCTGCTCAAGGTCCTTGTAATGCTGGGTTCGGTGCCCGTAGCGTACCGCATCATAGCGAGCCAGGTTGCTGGAGGCCTCGGCTGGGGCGATCACGTAATAGGCAGGAATGCACAGCCGGGTGTTGGGCAGGGAAATGTCGACCCGGGTTGCTCCGAGTCCGACCAGCTGATCAATGCCTTCCTGGACGGCTTGCCCAACGCCAGCGTCGAGTCCGTCGTCGAAATATTCGCGAGGAACTCCGATGCGCAACCCTTTGAGCGGTTGCCGGGGGTCTGCAGAATCGAGCAGACCCTGGTAGTGGGAAAGGATGCGGCCGGGTGCGTTAGCCTGTCCATGACACTTCTGGATCGAGGTTGCATCCCGCTCGTCAAACACGCTTATCGAGTCGAGCAGCAGTGCCAGATCATCCGCGCTGCGCGCGAGCACGCCCGCCTGGTCCAGGCTGGATGCGTAGGCGATCATCCCGAAACGCGAAACCATGCCATAAGTCGGTTTGATTCCGCTGATACCGCACAGGGCTGCCGGCTGTCTGACCGAGCCGCCCGTGTCGGTGCCAGTTGCTGCCATGACAAGCCCTGCCGCAACTGCCGCTGCCGAACCGCCAGAAGAACCGCCTGGAACCACGTCAGGATCCCAGGGATTCAGTACTGGGCCAAACACGCAGTGTTCGTTACCCGATCCCATCGCAAACTCGTCGCAGCTGACTTTGCCGAGGCAGACGGTGCCCACGTTTTTTAGTGAATCGACAACAGTAGCGTTGAACGGACTTGTGTAGTTCTGCAGCATCTTGCTGCCCGCGGTTGTGCGCCAGCCTTGCGTCACGAAGATGTCTTTGTGGGCAAGCGGGACGCCGGCCAGCAGATTGTCAGGGTTGTCGTGCTTGATCTGTTCCGCGGATCGGGCCTGATCAAGCGTCAGATCTGCATTGGTGTCTACGAATGCGTTCAGGGATTGCTGGGATTCGATATCCTGCAAAAGTTGCTGGGCGAGTTCTACGGCACTCAGCTTGCGTGCGGCAAACGCCGCGCCGAGATCCCGGATTCCGGTAAATGAGTTGAGAGCTGTTTTCATCAATTACTCGATAACGCGAGGAACAAGGAACAGACCCTCTTCCTGTGCGGGCGCGTTTGCCATCAGCTGGCGCCTTGCTTCAGTGGAGTTTGTTGGCAGTGCCTCATCTGTTCTCAGCCGCAGTTCGATATCCTGAAGTGCCGATAGCGGGTGTGTCAGGGGCTCTACACCCGTCGTGTCAACCGACTGCAGTGTTTCGATCAGATCGAGCACCTGGTTGAGTTCAGTCTGCATCAGAGTGGACTGTTCTTCGCTCAGTTCGAGACGGGCAAGGCGGGCAATACGCGCCACGTCTTCTGTTGTCAGTGCCATAGGTTCCTGCAAGCTGAGGGGTCCTCTGTGGGATCGGGCCGTTGCACGACCCACAAAAATCCCTGTCGTTGAATTACTTAGAGGCGCAACTAAGTACGCATGCTTGACGAGATTATAAGTTATCATAATCGGCTACTAGTTGGGTTGCCGCATTCCCTGTCTCTGGTAGAGCGCAGGCAGCAGTCTTTATCTTGACAATTGCCTTTTGCTCCCGAGGGTTGCCTACAGTAGCCCATTCTTTTCCCATTTTCTGGCTTTCTTGCATGTTTGGATTCCTTCGTAGCTATTTTTCCAGCGACATGGCGATTGACCTCGGTACGGCCAATACGCTGATCTACGTTCGTGGCAAAGGGATCGTGCTGGACGAGCCATCTGTGGTCGCAATCCGGCACGAAGGTGGTGCAGGTGGACGTCGAATCATTCAGGCTGTCGGACGAGATGCCAAGCAGATGCTTGGTCGTGTCCCTGGCAACATTGAGGCCATTCGTCCCATGAAGGACGGCGTGATTGCCGACTTCACCGTGACCGAACAGATGCTCAAGCAGTTCATCCGCATGGTCCACCCCCGCAACATGCTGGCCCCCAGCCCCCGGATCATCGTTTGTGTGCCGTGTGGTTCGACGCAGGTCGAGCGCCGGGCCATTCGTGAGTCGGCGCTCGGTGCCGGTGCCAGCCAGGTCTACCTGATCGAGGAACCGATGGCGGCTGCCATAGGCGCCGGATTGAATGTTTCCGATGCGAGCGGTTCCATGGTGGTCGACATTGGCGGTGGCACGACCGAAGTGGCAGTCATTTCTCTTGGTGGCATGGTTTACAAGGGTTCTGTCCGAGTCGGTGGTGACAAGTTCGATGAGGCGATTGTGAACTACATTCGCCGGAACTATGGCATGCTTATCGGCGAGCCGACTGCCGAGCTGATCAAAAAGGAAATCGGTTCTGCATTTCCAGGATCCGAAGTCCGGGAGATCGAGGTTAAAGGCCGGAATCTTGCAGAAGGGGTGCCGCGCAGCTTCACAGTCTCCTCAAACGAGATTCTCGAGTCCCTGACCGATCCGCTCAACCAGATCGTTTCGGCTGTCAAGATTGCGCTGGAGAATACGCCTCCGGAACTCGGTGCGGATATCACGGACAAGGGCATAGCGCTCACTGGTGGTGGCGCACTGTTGGCCGATCTGGATCGTCTGCTTCAGGAAGAGACCGGACTACCTGTCGTAGTCGCCGAGGACCCTCTCACATGCGTGGTGCGTGGGTGCGGTGATGCGCTTGAGCATCTGGAGCAGCTTGGCGCCATCTTCATCGACGACTGAACTTTTTGGTCCGGTGTTGCGAAGCCTGGCCCAGCGGTTGAACGCAGGGCTGGCTTGTCATAGGAAAGTCCATGTCAGCTTCAGTCAATCTTGAGCTCTTCAGGCGTCGAGTGCCGGCTGAGGTCAAGCTTGTATTTCTGGTGATCCTTTCACTGGTGCTACTTGTCCTGGACGTACACTCACGCTATACAGAACCTGTCAGGCAAGGCCTGAGCGTCGTGATGTATCCGTTTCAGCGGGTTGTGATGCTCCCTCGCGATGCCGTCACTGTTATCCAGGATTACTCCAATGCTGCGGCTCTGCTCAAGCAGGAAAGCGAGGCGCTCCAGCGTCAGCGAATCGAACTCGCGCAGGTGATCGCCAATGCCGCACAGCTGGGAACCGAGAACGCGCAGCTGCGGCGGTTGCTCGGTGTGGTTGAGGGTAAGCCCACACATCCGACTGTCGTGGTGCAGGTGTTGTATGAGCCCGCGACACCGTATCAACGGCGGCTGGTCTTCAACAAGGGCGGCCGGGATGGTATTCAGCCTGGCATGCCGGTCATTGATGAGGGCGGGCTTGTCGGGCAGGTCATCAGAGTGACCCCATTTACGTCCGAGGCCGCGTTGTTGACCGATGAGCAACTCGCGGTACCCGTGCAGGTTCTTAGAAACGGATTGCGCCTGATTGCCTTCGGCTCTCCGGGCAACGGTAAGGTCGAAGTCCGGTACTTTTCATCTGATGCAGACATCAGACAGGGAGATGTACTGGTTACCAGCGGTGTGGGGGGGGCTTTCCCATCGGGTATCTCGGTGGGTACAGTCGAGTCGGTGGAGCGAGACTCGTCATCGGGGTTTGCCAAGGCCGTCGCCCAGCCGACGGCCTATCCAGAGAGATACAGGCATTTTCTGATACTGAAAGTGCCTGGCCTTGAGGAGCTGACTGCGTCTCAACAAGAGACGGAAGATAGCGCCGACCCGACATCTGTGACACCAAACGAGGGTTCATCGAATGCAGTCACGCCAGCGAATTGAACGGTCAGCCGGTCTGCTCAAGACACAAGGTGTCGGCGGCGATGCAATCGGATTGCGTGCAGACGCGAGACTTGTCTGGGGATCGATCGTTCTCGCATTCCTGCTGGCACT
This sequence is a window from Orrella marina. Protein-coding genes within it:
- a CDS encoding rod shape-determining protein; translated protein: MFGFLRSYFSSDMAIDLGTANTLIYVRGKGIVLDEPSVVAIRHEGGAGGRRIIQAVGRDAKQMLGRVPGNIEAIRPMKDGVIADFTVTEQMLKQFIRMVHPRNMLAPSPRIIVCVPCGSTQVERRAIRESALGAGASQVYLIEEPMAAAIGAGLNVSDASGSMVVDIGGGTTEVAVISLGGMVYKGSVRVGGDKFDEAIVNYIRRNYGMLIGEPTAELIKKEIGSAFPGSEVREIEVKGRNLAEGVPRSFTVSSNEILESLTDPLNQIVSAVKIALENTPPELGADITDKGIALTGGGALLADLDRLLQEETGLPVVVAEDPLTCVVRGCGDALEHLEQLGAIFIDD
- the pyrE gene encoding orotate phosphoribosyltransferase, with translation MPNNPPSYDRETFVRFALQEGVLKFGRFLTKSGRYSPYFFNAGLFNTGASVGRLGQFYAHALIESGLPFDMLFGPAYKGIPLATATAMALAQVAQANVGSVPFAFNRKEAKDHGEGGLLVGAPLQGRVVIVDDVITAGTSVRESVDIIRAQGAEPAGVLIALDRMERAGPDGDLTPGSAVQDVEQRYGLPVIAIADLTDILTLLATDPTFAEHEQAVLTYRDRYGIKDSRSF
- a CDS encoding muropeptide transporter; translated protein: MSIPLSIYVGRRVSPLLFLGFASGLPLALTGGTLQAWATVESVSLQEIGFLTLVGTAYTLKFIWAPLIDRYSPGFLGRRRGWMLITQVLLALGLLVMGQISPATSLGAIAVMAVLVAFLSATQDIAFDAYRTDVLATYERGAGAALSVLGYRLAMLVSGGFALVVADQWLGWSSMYSLMGGLMLLTALATLWAPEPSNPGQAPRSLEEAVTAPLGEFFRRPEAWALLLMIVLYKLGDAFAGALSTTFLIRGAGFSPTEVGTVNKILGLSATILGALFGGALMARLGLFRSLLFFGGLQAVSNLGYWVIAVGPHNVWLMAAGVALENLCGGMGTAAFVALLMGLCKQEFSATQFALLSALSAVGRTYLAGPLTPPLVEKLDWPGFFLVTVLIALPGIWLLWIRRADIERIDMQGMQEDRAN
- the gatB gene encoding Asp-tRNA(Asn)/Glu-tRNA(Gln) amidotransferase subunit GatB — protein: MKWEVVIGLETHVQLATQSKIFSRSSTRYGAAPNTQANEVDMALPGSLPVLNRSAVECAIRLGLAVQADIAPRSIFARKNYFYPDLPKNYQISQYEIPVVSAGVIHCVVDGEPRQFELTRAHLEEDAGKSIHENFTDPAGLACSGIDLNRAGTPLLEIVSEPNMRSAAEAVAYAKALHGLVVWLGICDGNMQEGSFRIDANVSVRPEGQKEFGTRTETKNVNSFRFLERAILYEVERQIDVLESGGTIIQETRLYDADRDETRSMRSKEDAHDYRYFPDPDLPPLVITQEWVDRVRTEMPELPQQMLNRLTADYGLSHADAQQICQDLDTARYFEELVKGLPDGQAKLAANWLMGEVAAALNRDEMELASCPVSPGTLAGLLVRIADGTISNKIAREVFADMWQDGDSANADSIIEKKGLKQISDTAAIGAMVDEVIANHAAIVEEYRAGKQKAFNSLVGQVMKLAKGKANPAQVNELLKQRLDG
- the mreC gene encoding rod shape-determining protein MreC — protein: MSASVNLELFRRRVPAEVKLVFLVILSLVLLVLDVHSRYTEPVRQGLSVVMYPFQRVVMLPRDAVTVIQDYSNAAALLKQESEALQRQRIELAQVIANAAQLGTENAQLRRLLGVVEGKPTHPTVVVQVLYEPATPYQRRLVFNKGGRDGIQPGMPVIDEGGLVGQVIRVTPFTSEAALLTDEQLAVPVQVLRNGLRLIAFGSPGNGKVEVRYFSSDADIRQGDVLVTSGVGGAFPSGISVGTVESVERDSSSGFAKAVAQPTAYPERYRHFLILKVPGLEELTASQQETEDSADPTSVTPNEGSSNAVTPAN
- the gatC gene encoding Asp-tRNA(Asn)/Glu-tRNA(Gln) amidotransferase subunit GatC; this translates as MALTTEDVARIARLARLELSEEQSTLMQTELNQVLDLIETLQSVDTTGVEPLTHPLSALQDIELRLRTDEALPTNSTEARRQLMANAPAQEEGLFLVPRVIE
- the metW gene encoding methionine biosynthesis protein MetW, translated to MNNRLRPDLLRIAQWVDPGSRALDLGCGDGALLEHLKLTRNVTGVGVEIDDDRVLASTQRGVDVLQQNLEEGLALFSDQCFDTVVLSQTLQSMHKTEHILLEMARVARYGIVSFPNFGYFPHGISLLRGRMPVTGQMPYAWYNTPNIHLCTIKDFEDLATKLGLQILERATYGPKSEVKWLAGWRATLALYRFTSKSFT
- a CDS encoding exodeoxyribonuclease III, which encodes MLRVTSINVNGLRSAFRKGLADWLAINRADVVCLQELKAHAQDLDESLTDPAPYTGHFHFAQKKGYSGVGLYLNAQAEQVHPGIGIPEFDHEGRLIVARWPGLTIASAYLPSGSSGDERQAVKMRFLDAFLPWLEDRMKEHRESGQELIVCGDWNIAHKEIDLKNWRGNRKNSGFLPEERAWLDRIFEEIGLVDVFRKLEPGEDQYTWWSNRGQAWAKNVGWRIDYQIATPGIAGKASNPKIYKDERFSDHAPLTIDYDWQLPVI
- a CDS encoding universal stress protein; its protein translation is MASQSTTASGPILLITDLSPRCDRALDRAVSLARHHNVKLIALHVIEPSFLSRLILPSWATVHKQHQEVAQQRLADDLKGADVELEVLVEIGYPIDVIKDVTQSHHCSMIVSGTARDESLGRIMLGSTVERVAREAETPLLVVRNRPDATYHHVLSGTDFSGSSRHALQTAATLIPFEMMTVFHSFDEVAGVRDLDQATIDERTRHLQKEAEDFVKQTEGLDPQKLPATVVEFGAPGQTIPRFVQEHHIELVVLGTHGATGILKTAMGSIAEQLLTLLRCDVLIVRAKRS
- the gatA gene encoding Asp-tRNA(Asn)/Glu-tRNA(Gln) amidotransferase subunit GatA — translated: MMKTALNSFTGIRDLGAAFAARKLSAVELAQQLLQDIESQQSLNAFVDTNADLTLDQARSAEQIKHDNPDNLLAGVPLAHKDIFVTQGWRTTAGSKMLQNYTSPFNATVVDSLKNVGTVCLGKVSCDEFAMGSGNEHCVFGPVLNPWDPDVVPGGSSGGSAAAVAAGLVMAATGTDTGGSVRQPAALCGISGIKPTYGMVSRFGMIAYASSLDQAGVLARSADDLALLLDSISVFDERDATSIQKCHGQANAPGRILSHYQGLLDSADPRQPLKGLRIGVPREYFDDGLDAGVGQAVQEGIDQLVGLGATRVDISLPNTRLCIPAYYVIAPAEASSNLARYDAVRYGHRTQHYKDLEQMQARSRTEGFGDEVRKRIMIGTYVLSHGYYDAYYLQAQKLRRMIAQDFNQALTEQCDLILGPVSPTVAPAIGSQTSDPTAEWLGDIYTLGVNLAGLPAMSIPCGFAKGHRGQDLPVGLQLIGHYFDEGRLLAVATQFQQHTDWHQRRPGVSQ